A single genomic interval of Theropithecus gelada isolate Dixy chromosome 16, Tgel_1.0, whole genome shotgun sequence harbors:
- the ZNF750 gene encoding zinc finger protein 750 isoform X1: MSLLKERKPKKPHYIPRPPGKPFKYKCFQCPFTCNEKSHLFNHMKYGLCKNSITLVSEQDRVPKCSKSNSLDPKQTNQPDATAKPASSKSVTNGVSAFDSKLQHSSAREDIKENLELQARGTHRCPGQKPALHRASACESPAPEAALGAQPALEGAARPSAFVPVGEHRLKGPDSAEAPETLALPNPTAKATSFHTKSAFHAPGYPWKAGSPFLPPEFPHKISSTKGLGAISPYMHPTIPEYPPHFYTEHGLATIYSPYLLAGSSPECDAPLLSVYGAQDPRHFLPHPGPIPKHLSPSPATYDHYRFFQQYPSNLPIPYGFYRPETAFSSYGLRLPPVAGLTRDQSSHLLEEATLVYPASSPSRLNPSDPNRKHIEFESPIPEAKDSSKPGQRDTEGSKMSPRAGSAATGSPGRPSPTNFTQTSQTCEGLCDLSNKAASSALGRLHQPEQSLTAFKPVKKVTECRPTQAPETRAESPISLNVVNGDPPAPTGSTSLVLEAAPSSPEDSSRMGPLNLSKKSEINPAATHEPTYQGSPQAETASFSELQDLPLNLSVKDPCNAPALRPPFPSQPRAAEPAAAALQKTGTEGSEDVPSHPETKPGSLDGDGAPPTGPGEEAPDARAVDSSEEQKQTAAVALCQLAAYSPRNIRVGDGDAAAPEPVCQQDTPTLSSTESQEAQGDFRPKGQKRTSQRDAGKSQQGAKKAKLQDTARVFTLRRRARVS, translated from the exons ATGAGTCTTCTCAAAGAGCGGAAGCCAAAAAAGCCGCATTACATCCCCAGGCCTCCGGGAAAGCCCTTCAAGTATAAATGTTTCCAGTGTCCCTTTACTTGCAATGAGAAGTCCCATCTTTTTAATCACATGAAGTATGGTCTTTGTAAAAACTCGATTACTTTAGTATCAGAGCAGGATCGCGTTCCCAAGTGCTCTAAATCTAACTCGCTAGACCCTAAGCAAACCAACCAGCCCGATGCCACAGCCAAGCCAGCCTCTTCCAAGTCTGTCACAAACGGAGTCTCCGCCTTTGACTCAAAGCTTCAGCACAGCTCTGCCAGGGAAGACATCAAGGAAAACCTGGAGCTGCAAGCCCGGGGAACCCACAGGTGCCCAGGACAGAAGCCAGCCCTCCACAGGGCATCAGCCTGCGAGAGCCCAGCTCCGGAAGCCGCCCTCGGTGCCCAGCCTGCTCTGGAAGGCGCAGCTCGGCCTTCTGCATTTGTTCCAGTTGGCGAGCACAGACTTAAGGGGCCAGATAGCGCTGAGGCGCCTGAGACACTGGCTTTACCCAACCCCACTGCCAAGGCCACCTCCTTCCACACCAAGTCGGCCTTCCACGCTCCTGGCTACCCCTGGAAAGCCGGCTCACCTTTCCTTCCACCAGAGTTTCCACATAAAATCTCATCTACAAAGGGGCTTGGGGCCATTTCCCCTTACATGCACCCCACAATCCCAGAGTACCCGCCTCACTTTTACACAGAGCACGGGCTGGCCACCATCTACTCGCCTTACCTGCTGGCTGGGAGCTCGCCCGAGTGCGACGCGCCCCTGCTGTCAGTCTACGGAGCCCAAGACCCGAGACACTTTCTGCCTCACCCGGGGCCAATCCCTAAGCACCTGAGTCCATCTCCAGCCACATATGATCATTACAGGTTTTTCCAGCAATATCCCTCTAATCTGCCGATTCCTTACGGATTTTACAGGCCAGAGACTGCGTTTTCCTCCTACGGTCTCAGACTCCCACCTGTCGCTGGCCTCACCCGAGATCAGAGCTCTCACCTGCTTGAAGAAGCCACCCTGGTCTATCCAGCCTCAAGTCCTTCCAGGTTAAACCCTTCAGACCCCAACAGAAAACACATTGAGTTCGAAAGTCCAATTCCTGAGGCTAAAGACTCCTCCAAGCCTGGGCAGAGAGACACGGAAGGGTCCAAAATGAGCCCCCGCGCAGGGAGCGCAGCCACAGGCTCCCCGGGGAGGCCAAGCCCCACCAACTTCACGCAGACGAGCCAGACCTGCGAAGGCCTGTGCGACCTCTCCAACAAGGCGGCCTCCAGTGCACTGGGAAGACTCCACCAGCCGGAGCAAAGCCTCACAGCCTTCAAGcctgtgaagaaagtcacagAATGCCGACCCACCCAGGCTCCTGAGACCAGAGCAGAGTCTCCAATAAG CCTCAATGTTGTGAACGGAGACCCCCCCGCTCCGACAGGAAGCACCTCTCTCGTCTTGGAGGCCGCGCCTTCCAGTCCGGAGGACAGCTCCAGGATGGGTCCCCTCAACCTCtccaagaaatcagagataaatCCGGCAGCCACCCACGAACCCACGTACCAAGGCAGCCCCCAGGCGGAAACCGCCAGCTTCTCAGAGCTGCAGGACCTTCCTCTCAATCTCTCGGTGAAGGACCCCTGCAACGCCCCGGCTCTGAGGCCTCCCTTCCCCAGTCAACCACGAGCTGCAgaacctgctgctgctgctctacAGAAGACTGGGACAGAAGGTTCTGAGGATGTGCCCAGCCACCCTGAGACCAAGCCAGGCAGCCTCGACGGTGACGGGGCCCCACCCACAGGCCCCGGCGAGGAGGCTCCAGACGCACGTGCGGTGGACAGCAGCGAGGAGCAGAAGCAGACAGCAGCTGTGGCCCTGTGCCAGCTGGCAGCCTACAGCCCCAGGAACATCCGGGTGGGCGATGGGGATGCTGCAGCCCCGGAACCTGTCTGCCAGCAAGACACACCCACACTCAGCTCCACGGAGAGCCAGGAGGCCCAGGGTGACTTCAGACCCAAAGGACAAAAGAGGACAAGTCAAAGGGATGCTGGAAAATCCCAGCAAGGAGCTAAGAAGGCGAAGCTGCAGGACACGGCCAGAGTGTTCACACTACGAAGGAGGGCCCGGGTATCCTAA
- the ZNF750 gene encoding zinc finger protein 750 isoform X2, giving the protein MSPRAGSAATGSPGRPSPTNFTQTSQTCEGLCDLSNKAASSALGRLHQPEQSLTAFKPVKKVTECRPTQAPETRAESPISLNVVNGDPPAPTGSTSLVLEAAPSSPEDSSRMGPLNLSKKSEINPAATHEPTYQGSPQAETASFSELQDLPLNLSVKDPCNAPALRPPFPSQPRAAEPAAAALQKTGTEGSEDVPSHPETKPGSLDGDGAPPTGPGEEAPDARAVDSSEEQKQTAAVALCQLAAYSPRNIRVGDGDAAAPEPVCQQDTPTLSSTESQEAQGDFRPKGQKRTSQRDAGKSQQGAKKAKLQDTARVFTLRRRARVS; this is encoded by the exons ATGAGCCCCCGCGCAGGGAGCGCAGCCACAGGCTCCCCGGGGAGGCCAAGCCCCACCAACTTCACGCAGACGAGCCAGACCTGCGAAGGCCTGTGCGACCTCTCCAACAAGGCGGCCTCCAGTGCACTGGGAAGACTCCACCAGCCGGAGCAAAGCCTCACAGCCTTCAAGcctgtgaagaaagtcacagAATGCCGACCCACCCAGGCTCCTGAGACCAGAGCAGAGTCTCCAATAAG CCTCAATGTTGTGAACGGAGACCCCCCCGCTCCGACAGGAAGCACCTCTCTCGTCTTGGAGGCCGCGCCTTCCAGTCCGGAGGACAGCTCCAGGATGGGTCCCCTCAACCTCtccaagaaatcagagataaatCCGGCAGCCACCCACGAACCCACGTACCAAGGCAGCCCCCAGGCGGAAACCGCCAGCTTCTCAGAGCTGCAGGACCTTCCTCTCAATCTCTCGGTGAAGGACCCCTGCAACGCCCCGGCTCTGAGGCCTCCCTTCCCCAGTCAACCACGAGCTGCAgaacctgctgctgctgctctacAGAAGACTGGGACAGAAGGTTCTGAGGATGTGCCCAGCCACCCTGAGACCAAGCCAGGCAGCCTCGACGGTGACGGGGCCCCACCCACAGGCCCCGGCGAGGAGGCTCCAGACGCACGTGCGGTGGACAGCAGCGAGGAGCAGAAGCAGACAGCAGCTGTGGCCCTGTGCCAGCTGGCAGCCTACAGCCCCAGGAACATCCGGGTGGGCGATGGGGATGCTGCAGCCCCGGAACCTGTCTGCCAGCAAGACACACCCACACTCAGCTCCACGGAGAGCCAGGAGGCCCAGGGTGACTTCAGACCCAAAGGACAAAAGAGGACAAGTCAAAGGGATGCTGGAAAATCCCAGCAAGGAGCTAAGAAGGCGAAGCTGCAGGACACGGCCAGAGTGTTCACACTACGAAGGAGGGCCCGGGTATCCTAA